One stretch of Tenrec ecaudatus isolate mTenEca1 chromosome 18, mTenEca1.hap1, whole genome shotgun sequence DNA includes these proteins:
- the U2AF1L4 gene encoding splicing factor U2AF 26 kDa subunit isoform X1: MAEYLASIFGTEKDKVNCSFYFKIGACRHGDRCSRLHNKPTFSQTIVLLNLYRNPQNTAQTADGSHCHVSDVEVQEHYDSFFEEVFTELREKYGEIEEMNVCDNLGDHLVGNVYVKFRREEDAERAVTELNNRWFNGQAVHAELSPVTDFRESCCRQYEMGECTRGGFCNFMHLRPISRNLRRQLYGRGPRRRSPPRSHTGHRPRERNRRRSPDHRHGRF; the protein is encoded by the exons ATGGCTGAGTACTTAGCTTCGATATTCGGGACTGAGAAGGACAA GGTTAACTGCTCTTTTTACTTTAAGATCGGGGCCTGCCGGCACGGGGACCGGTGCTCGCGGCTTCACAACAAACCGACTTTCAGCCAG ACCATAGTGCTGCTCAACCTGTACCGGAACCCACAGAACACGGCCCAAACCGCAGATGGGTCGCACT gTCACGTCAGCGACGTGGAAGTGCAGGAGCACTACGACAGCTTCTTTGAG GAAGTATTCACAGAACTGCGGGAGAAGTACGGGGAGATCGAAGAGATGAATGTGTGCGACAACCTGGGGGACCACCTTGTGGGGAACGTCTATgtcaag TTCCGGCGGGAGGAGGACGCTGAGCGGGCAGTGACCGAGCTTAATAACCGCTGGTTCAATGGGCAGGCTGTTCATGCGGAGTTATCGCCGGTCACCGACTTCCGGGAGTCATGCTGTCGACAGTACGAGATGGG GGAGTGCACCCGCGGCGGCTTCTGCAACTTTATGCACCTGCGACCCATCTCCCGCAACCTCCGGCGACAGCTCTATGGGCGGGGACCTCGGCGCAG GTCACCTCCAAGGTCCCACACCGGCCACCGGCCCCGAGAAAGAAACCGGCGACGTTCCCCAGACCACCGGCATGGCCGCTTTTGA
- the U2AF1L4 gene encoding splicing factor U2AF 26 kDa subunit isoform X2 has protein sequence MAEYLASIFGTEKDKVNCSFYFKIGACRHGDRCSRLHNKPTFSQTIVLLNLYRNPQNTAQTADGSHCHVSDVEVQEHYDSFFEEVFTELREKYGEIEEMNVCDNLGDHLVGNVYVKFRREEDAERAVTELNNRWFNGQAVHAELSPVTDFRESCCRQECTRGGFCNFMHLRPISRNLRRQLYGRGPRRRSPPRSHTGHRPRERNRRRSPDHRHGRF, from the exons ATGGCTGAGTACTTAGCTTCGATATTCGGGACTGAGAAGGACAA GGTTAACTGCTCTTTTTACTTTAAGATCGGGGCCTGCCGGCACGGGGACCGGTGCTCGCGGCTTCACAACAAACCGACTTTCAGCCAG ACCATAGTGCTGCTCAACCTGTACCGGAACCCACAGAACACGGCCCAAACCGCAGATGGGTCGCACT gTCACGTCAGCGACGTGGAAGTGCAGGAGCACTACGACAGCTTCTTTGAG GAAGTATTCACAGAACTGCGGGAGAAGTACGGGGAGATCGAAGAGATGAATGTGTGCGACAACCTGGGGGACCACCTTGTGGGGAACGTCTATgtcaag TTCCGGCGGGAGGAGGACGCTGAGCGGGCAGTGACCGAGCTTAATAACCGCTGGTTCAATGGGCAGGCTGTTCATGCGGAGTTATCGCCGGTCACCGACTTCCGGGAGTCATGCTGTCGACA GGAGTGCACCCGCGGCGGCTTCTGCAACTTTATGCACCTGCGACCCATCTCCCGCAACCTCCGGCGACAGCTCTATGGGCGGGGACCTCGGCGCAG GTCACCTCCAAGGTCCCACACCGGCCACCGGCCCCGAGAAAGAAACCGGCGACGTTCCCCAGACCACCGGCATGGCCGCTTTTGA
- the PSENEN gene encoding gamma-secretase subunit PEN-2 isoform X2, giving the protein MNLDRVSNEEKLNLCRKYYLGGFAFLPFLWLVNIFWFFREAFLAPPYTEQSQIKGYVWRSAVGFLLWAIVLTTWITIFQIYRPRWGALGDYLSFTIPLGTP; this is encoded by the exons ATGAACTTGGATCGAGTGTCCAACGAGGAGAAGCTGAACCTGTGCCGGAAGTACTACCTGG GTGGGTTTGCTTTCCTGCCTTTCCTCTGGTTGGTCAACATCTTCTGGTTCTTCCGGGAGGCCTTCCTCGCCCCGCCCTACACGGAGCAGAGCCAGATCAAGGGCT ATGTCTGGCGCTCAGCAGTGGGCTTCCTCTTGTGGGCAATTGTACTCACCACCTGGATCACCATCTTCCAGATCTACCGGCCCCGTTGGGGAGCTCTTGGGGACTACCTCTCCTTCACCATACCTCTGGGCACCCCCTGA
- the PSENEN gene encoding gamma-secretase subunit PEN-2 isoform X1, producing MNLDRVSNEEKLNLCRKYYLGGFAFLPFLWLVNIFWFFREAFLAPPYTEQSQIKGCECGRLEEGDVWRSAVGFLLWAIVLTTWITIFQIYRPRWGALGDYLSFTIPLGTP from the exons ATGAACTTGGATCGAGTGTCCAACGAGGAGAAGCTGAACCTGTGCCGGAAGTACTACCTGG GTGGGTTTGCTTTCCTGCCTTTCCTCTGGTTGGTCAACATCTTCTGGTTCTTCCGGGAGGCCTTCCTCGCCCCGCCCTACACGGAGCAGAGCCAGATCAAGGGCTGTGAGTGTGGGAGACTAGAGGAAGGGG ATGTCTGGCGCTCAGCAGTGGGCTTCCTCTTGTGGGCAATTGTACTCACCACCTGGATCACCATCTTCCAGATCTACCGGCCCCGTTGGGGAGCTCTTGGGGACTACCTCTCCTTCACCATACCTCTGGGCACCCCCTGA